In the genome of Hydractinia symbiolongicarpus strain clone_291-10 chromosome 5, HSymV2.1, whole genome shotgun sequence, one region contains:
- the LOC130644237 gene encoding rho GTPase-activating protein 20-like isoform X5 produces the protein MSLPQKIKANLSRSVSVNSGKERSNEYPEEKSLDDSYQVRNSSSKDLLKVERKASRMSPKLREKRRKRSNTIDVGALLEFRLTFKIIQVQEKFPNDKLDLDVSLEEHEKLKHRRYNSPNMRHKKNLSSDIEIERKLNDDTERGGGRASPTSPTLVRRLYIQEGPVKLSSTTSTNERYFILFNDLLLVAKPKSTSNFKLKERVRVSEIWLAHCIDDVTEATVIHDRSFVIGWPTTNYVAAFNSTEEKELWFTALEKSINERREQEEPKAVIIKVYNRTNNDDVCTQQTASFSVTSKEDARSVIKTSLDQFQYQNEDPNDYQLWLSAKDHVPYPLLGHELPYSIKMNYSRSTQEQTHDENDNHYDTTSIIQQGKNCQFVLKKTKKGGNRVNLDIANAQRKWKNPIKKSPIINWAMNKKSVKAPYNQMEMLPPGKLFGNPLTQLSTEENLIPKPIQDILTQLFRKGPSTTGIFRKSALLRTAKQVRQMLDAGKEVDFEEKSAIVLATVLKEFFRSLPDSLIISELYDELAATKSISDTTSRVEQVKRILQNLPQENYDIVMKFMCALHHIQRFSERNNMNSYNLSICVSPSIMWPPVNSKLAVTDQASGSSDVVCFIIDNYVDIFSPENEYVLGAETDIQLDDGHGEDSDSGVDQVIYKSHHPSMDDDDQKNDSEKENEPPTPDFIFTPDTNRLSSAFAQSDSSIGTNDSDETKPVINKVNIPSISLVPEKISVSKSSPTTPILSRRGDALLERNKPNDVKNLSDMSDHEFGDQNEHFQRKLLKQPRNKRVLSSTTTSAELIEHKRHMSEPAPKHNDKKRHDLTKNKNENFQSRGASESAASTRLAKKSVISQPIIQHFATEYYATPNIIFNSVDRRRQPAAPSYEEHIQRTQAKHRVIKSAAVKPPLIAQAQVVQRHQVESYEPLKMLTNNNSATQRDINNASNATSENTLPNQNKKTNSQEDINERFNSIVQTISDSMPVSKCHSTRISSNSPTPSCSSLTSTSSLTSSPMDTSPPRTEVVKSLEEPQMQTVNVETVNVRKVNILPTAPKPDRRKIQKLDLKVVDTSVEHTPVRYTNSLDSSVSDVTSPPISDCVFLSPSSDKENESMATSPKFNSPFSLTLKSEGKKNVESDVSDNRGQSLQLKKTLLTKAPMKLDQLRGSTSREDNGRVVTAREMRRTNRRLKSEIRNAFNEGKFVYKLPSRSETSLQGAIPSRGLRMNINGHLRGENSAVLGTQRNHLSKQTADILGASRIRYTENNNVAESRTCDHDDNKEYSPQNESYV, from the exons ATGAGCCTTCCACAAAAAATAAAGGCAAATTTGTCTCGTTCGGTCAGTGTTAATTCTGGCAAAGAAAGATCGAACGAATACCCTGAAGAAAAATCTCTTGATGATTCATATCAAGTTAGAAATAGCAGTAGCAAAGATTTGTTAAAAGTTGAGCGGAAAGCAAGCCGGATGAGTCCAAAATTGAGGGAGAAACGAAGGAAACGATCCAACACGATTGATGTTGGTGCTTTATTGGAATTTAGGCTCACG ttcaaGATCATTCAAGTTCAAGAGAAATTTCCAAACGACAAGCTCGATTTGGATGTATCGCTAGAAGAACATGAA aaattAAAACACAGAAGATATAACTCGCCTAACATGAGACACAAAAA aaatttgtcaaGTGATATAGAAATCGAACGAAAGCTGAACGATGATACAGAAAGAGGCGGAGGAAGAGCGTCCCCCACCTCTCCTACGTTGGTGCGAAGACTGTACATACAAGAAGGACCAGTAAAATTGTCGTCG aCAACTTCTACGAATGAGCGCTATTTCATCTTATTTAATGATCTCCTCCTGGTTGCAAAGCCGAA ATCCACCTCCAACTTTAAACTCAAAGAACGCGTGAGAGTAAGCGAGATATGGTTGGCTCATTGCATAGATGATGTAACAGAAGCAACCGTGATACATGATAGATCCTTTGTGATTGGATGGCCGACAACGAATTACGTAGCAGCATTTAA cTCCACCGAAGAAAAAGAATTATGGTTCACTGCGCTTGAAAA aaGTATCAACGAGAGGCGAGAACAAGAAGAACCAAAAGCAGTCATAATTAAGGTTTACAACCGGACGAATAACGATGATGTATGCACACAACAG actGCGTCATTTTCCGTCACATCGAAAGAAGACGCACGTAGCGTTATCAAGACTTCACTGGACCAGTTTCAATATCAG AACGAAGATCCTAACGATTATCAATTGTGGCTGTCAGCTAAAGATCATGTACCGTATCCACTATTAG GTCACGAACTACCTTATTCGATAAAGATGAACTATTCTCGATCGACACAAGAGCAGACGCACGATGAAAACGATAATCATTACGACACAACATCCATTATACAGCAAGGCAAAAACTGTCAGTTCGTACTCAAAAAGACCAAGAAAGGAGGAAATCGTGTCAACTTAG ACATCGCCAACGCTCAACGAAAGTGGAAGAATCCCATCAAAAAATCTCCGATCATTAACTGGGCGATGAATAAAAAATCTGTGAAAGCTCCCTACAACCAGATGGAAATGCTACCCCCGGGAAA GCTTTTTGGAAATCCATTGACGCAACTATCAACGGAAGAAAATCTCATACCGAAACCAATCCAg GACATCCTAACTCAGTTGTTTCGAAAGGGTCCATCCACTACTGGAATATTTCGTAAATCAGCTCTTCTAAGAACAGCCAAGCAAGTGCGGCAAATGTTGGATGCTG gcAAGGAAGTGGACTTTGAAGAGAAAAGTGCAATTGTTCTTGCCACGGTATTGAAAGAATTCTTTCGTTCGTTGCCAGACAGTTTGATCATATCTGAGTTATACGACGAGTTAGCCGCGACAAAATCAATATCGGATACAACAAGTCGCGTTGAACAAGTTAAAAG AATCCTTCAAAATCTTCCTCAAGAAAATTACGACATCGTCATGAAATTCATGTGCGCGCTACACCACATTCAAAGATTCTCGGAAAGAAATAACATGAACTCTTACAACTTGTCGATATGCGTGTCACCCAGTATTATGTGGCCACCTGTCAATAGCAAATTGGCAGTGACGGACCAAGCAAGCGGTTCTAGTGATGTTGTGTGCTTTATAATCGATAATTATGTGGATATATTCTCGCCCGAGAACGAATACGTACTTGGTGCAGAAACTGATATACAATTAGACGACGGACATGGTGAAGACTCTGATTCCGGTGTTGACCAAGTCATCTATAAATCGCACCATCCGTCCATGGATGATGATGACCAAAAAAATGATTCCGAAAAAGAAAACGAACCTCCGACGCCTGATTTTATATTCACACCAGATACCAACCGATTGAGCTCAGCATTTGCCCAAAGTGATTCAAGTATAGGGACAAACGATTCCGACGAAACAAAGCCGGTTATAAATAAGGTGAACATACCATCCATATCACTAGTTCCGGAGAAAATTTCTGTTTCCAAGAGCAGCCCAACGACACCGATCTTGTCAAGACGTGGCGATGCTCTCCTGGAACGAAATAAACCCAACGATGTAAAGAATCTTTCAGATATGTCCGACCACGAGTTTGGTGACCAAAACGAACATTTTCAACGGAAGCTACTTAAACAACCGAGAAATAAACGCGTGTTGAGTAGTACCACAACGAGTGCTGAACTTATTGAACATAAACGCCATATGTCTGAACCGGCACCGAAACACAACGACAAAAAACGGCATGATTTAACAaagaacaaaaatgaaaactttcagTCTCGCGGAGCCTCAGAAAGTGCGGCGTCAACTAGGCTTGCTAAGAAAAGCGTCATCTCTCAACCAATTATTCAACATTTTGCAACTGAATATTATGCCACGCCAAACATTATTTTCAATTCTGTTGATCGACGGCGTCAACCAGCCGCGCCGTCATATGAAGAGCATATACAACGAACTCAAGCAAAGCACCGAGTTATAAAATCCGCAGCTGTTAAACCGCCTTTGATTGCACAAGCTCAGGTCGTGCAGCGTCATCAGGTTGAAAGTTACGAACCGCTGAAAATGCTCACGAATAATAACTCGGCTACCCAACGTGACATAAACAACGCGTCAAACGCAACCAGTGAAAATACATTGCctaatcaaaataagaaaacaaataGTCAAGAAGATATTAACGAACGTTTTAATTCGATTGTACAAACTATTAGTGATAGTATGCCTGTGAGTAAATGTCACTCGACGAGGATATCGAGCAATTCACCAACTCCAAGTTGTTCGTCGTTAACAAGCACGTCTAGTTTAACCTCCTCTCCAATGGATACATCGCCACCTAGAACTGAGGTTGTGAAAAGTCTAGAGGAACCACAAATGCAAACGGTAAATGTCGAAACTGTGAACGTTCGAAAAGTAAACATCCTACCGACAGCACCAAAACCCGACagaagaaaaatacaaaaactagACTTAAAAGTTGTGGACACTTCGGTGGAACATACGCCCGTACGATACACAAATAGTTTGGATAGTAGCGTTTCCGACGTGACGTCTCCACCAATTTCTGACTGCGTGTTCTTATCACCGAGTTCGGATAAAGAAAATGAAAGTATGGCGACATCCCCAAAATTCAACAGTCCATTCTCGTTGACTTTAAAAAGCGAAGGGAAAAAGAATGTAGAGTCCGACGTCAGTGATAATCGAGGCcagtcacttcaattaaaaaagaCTTTGTTAACTAAGGCACCAATGAAACTTGACCAGCTACGTGGTTCGACTTCCCGAGAAGATAACGGTAGAGTTGTAACAGCAAGAGAAATGCGACGAACAAATAGAAGACTGAAATCTGAAATTCGAAATGCCTTCAACGAGGGAAAGTTTGTTTACAAGCTACCATCCCGCAGCGAAACTTCTCTCCAGGGTGCTATTCCAAGTAGAGGTTTGAGGATGAATATTAATGGACATTTACGTGGTGAAAACAGCGCAGTGCTAGGAACACAACGAAATCATTTATCAAAACAGACTGCAGACATACTAGGTGCTTCTCGAATTCGTTATACAGAAAATAATAACGTTGCAGAATCAAGGACGTGTGACCACGATGATAATAAAGAATATTCACCGCAAAACGAATCATATGTATGA
- the LOC130644237 gene encoding rho GTPase-activating protein 20-like isoform X2: protein MKAFIRTHATASLSAARSKTEFIRTEEKNETQKHKPIISRLNFPFKITMSIHPEGTLSVESHELLSVGDEIYHSENEISSPDASPKLILRKVSSEETNTVGNLVTINLHPDDIQAPPLRKRSQTQLETGKIDAKHLLRPKSEYCQSSDQENEDILSTSMDSKSLKKSLKQMKPTYSPKESRKGSLRAAMRSRSKSAGISDDERPHSTGIFQRKGSVQKEKVFRHNSMPAEKGRLNLPDVDLKQAWVPLREALNAISALKGGRFRRRASFEGDEWEMIQKELELLKLEQPDAYFKFKIIQVQEKFPNDKLDLDVSLEEHEKLKHRRYNSPNMRHKKNLSSDIEIERKLNDDTERGGGRASPTSPTLVRRLYIQEGPVKLSSTTSTNERYFILFNDLLLVAKPKSTSNFKLKERVRVSEIWLAHCIDDVTEATVIHDRSFVIGWPTTNYVAAFNSTEEKELWFTALEKSINERREQEEPKAVIIKVYNRTNNDDVCTQQTASFSVTSKEDARSVIKTSLDQFQYQNEDPNDYQLWLSAKDHVPYPLLGHELPYSIKMNYSRSTQEQTHDENDNHYDTTSIIQQGKNCQFVLKKTKKGGNRVNLDIANAQRKWKNPIKKSPIINWAMNKKSVKAPYNQMEMLPPGKLFGNPLTQLSTEENLIPKPIQDILTQLFRKGPSTTGIFRKSALLRTAKQVRQMLDAGKEVDFEEKSAIVLATVLKEFFRSLPDSLIISELYDELAATKSISDTTSRVEQVKRILQNLPQENYDIVMKFMCALHHIQRFSERNNMNSYNLSICVSPSIMWPPVNSKLAVTDQASGSSDVVCFIIDNYVDIFSPENEYVLGAETDIQLDDGHGEDSDSGVDQVIYKSHHPSMDDDDQKNDSEKENEPPTPDFIFTPDTNRLSSAFAQSDSSIGTNDSDETKPVINKVNIPSISLVPEKISVSKSSPTTPILSRRGDALLERNKPNDVKNLSDMSDHEFGDQNEHFQRKLLKQPRNKRVLSSTTTSAELIEHKRHMSEPAPKHNDKKRHDLTKNKNENFQSRGASESAASTRLAKKSVISQPIIQHFATEYYATPNIIFNSVDRRRQPAAPSYEEHIQRTQAKHRVIKSAAVKPPLIAQAQVVQRHQVESYEPLKMLTNNNSATQRDINNASNATSENTLPNQNKKTNSQEDINERFNSIVQTISDSMPVSKCHSTRISSNSPTPSCSSLTSTSSLTSSPMDTSPPRTEVVKSLEEPQMQTVNVETVNVRKVNILPTAPKPDRRKIQKLDLKVVDTSVEHTPVRYTNSLDSSVSDVTSPPISDCVFLSPSSDKENESMATSPKFNSPFSLTLKSEGKKNVESDVSDNRGQSLQLKKTLLTKAPMKLDQLRGSTSREDNGRVVTAREMRRTNRRLKSEIRNAFNEGKFVYKLPSRSETSLQGAIPSRGLRMNINGHLRGENSAVLGTQRNHLSKQTADILGASRIRYTENNNVAESRTCDHDDNKEYSPQNESYV, encoded by the exons ATGAAAGCTTTTATACGCACACATGCAACAGCAAGTTTAAGCGCAGCACGGAGTAAGACTGAATTTATCAGAACTGAGGAGAAAAATGAAACACAGAAACACAAACCAATTATATCCCGCTTGAATTTCCCGTTTAAAATTACTATGTCTATTCATCCGGAAGGAACGTTATCCGTCGAGTCTCATGAATTGCTGTCGGTTGGTGATGAGATTTATCACAGTGAGAATGAAATATCAAGTCCAGATGcaagtccaaagttaattttacGAAAGGTGTCTAGTGAGGAAACAAACACGGTAGGTAACCTTGTCACGATCAATTTGCACCCGGATGATATACAAGCTCCACCATTACGTAAAAGATCTCAAACGCAACTTGAAACCGGAAAAATAGACGCGAAACATTTGTTGCGACCAAAAAGTGAATACTGCCAGTcttctgatcaagaaaatgaagaTATCCTATCTACTTCAATGGATTCTAAATCTCTGAAGAAAAGTTTGAAACAAATGAAGCCAACATATAGTCCGAAGGAATCACGAAAAGGGAGTTTAAGAGCAGCAATGAGGTCTCGGTCGAAGTCTGCTGGAATCAGTGACGATGAACGGCCACACAGCACTGGGATTTTCCAACGTAAAGGGAGCGTACAAAAGGAAAAAGTGTTTCGACACAACAGCATGCCGGCAGAAAAAGGCCGACTAAATCTTCCTGACGTTGATTTAAAACAGGCGTGGGTGCCGTTAAGAGAAGCATTAAATGCCATCAGTGCTTTAAAAGGAGGACGATTTCGACGCCGAGCAAGTTTCGAGGGTGACGAATGGGAGATGATACAAAAAGAATTGGAACTTTTGAAATTAGAACAACCAGATGCATATTTCAAG ttcaaGATCATTCAAGTTCAAGAGAAATTTCCAAACGACAAGCTCGATTTGGATGTATCGCTAGAAGAACATGAA aaattAAAACACAGAAGATATAACTCGCCTAACATGAGACACAAAAA aaatttgtcaaGTGATATAGAAATCGAACGAAAGCTGAACGATGATACAGAAAGAGGCGGAGGAAGAGCGTCCCCCACCTCTCCTACGTTGGTGCGAAGACTGTACATACAAGAAGGACCAGTAAAATTGTCGTCG aCAACTTCTACGAATGAGCGCTATTTCATCTTATTTAATGATCTCCTCCTGGTTGCAAAGCCGAA ATCCACCTCCAACTTTAAACTCAAAGAACGCGTGAGAGTAAGCGAGATATGGTTGGCTCATTGCATAGATGATGTAACAGAAGCAACCGTGATACATGATAGATCCTTTGTGATTGGATGGCCGACAACGAATTACGTAGCAGCATTTAA cTCCACCGAAGAAAAAGAATTATGGTTCACTGCGCTTGAAAA aaGTATCAACGAGAGGCGAGAACAAGAAGAACCAAAAGCAGTCATAATTAAGGTTTACAACCGGACGAATAACGATGATGTATGCACACAACAG actGCGTCATTTTCCGTCACATCGAAAGAAGACGCACGTAGCGTTATCAAGACTTCACTGGACCAGTTTCAATATCAG AACGAAGATCCTAACGATTATCAATTGTGGCTGTCAGCTAAAGATCATGTACCGTATCCACTATTAG GTCACGAACTACCTTATTCGATAAAGATGAACTATTCTCGATCGACACAAGAGCAGACGCACGATGAAAACGATAATCATTACGACACAACATCCATTATACAGCAAGGCAAAAACTGTCAGTTCGTACTCAAAAAGACCAAGAAAGGAGGAAATCGTGTCAACTTAG ACATCGCCAACGCTCAACGAAAGTGGAAGAATCCCATCAAAAAATCTCCGATCATTAACTGGGCGATGAATAAAAAATCTGTGAAAGCTCCCTACAACCAGATGGAAATGCTACCCCCGGGAAA GCTTTTTGGAAATCCATTGACGCAACTATCAACGGAAGAAAATCTCATACCGAAACCAATCCAg GACATCCTAACTCAGTTGTTTCGAAAGGGTCCATCCACTACTGGAATATTTCGTAAATCAGCTCTTCTAAGAACAGCCAAGCAAGTGCGGCAAATGTTGGATGCTG gcAAGGAAGTGGACTTTGAAGAGAAAAGTGCAATTGTTCTTGCCACGGTATTGAAAGAATTCTTTCGTTCGTTGCCAGACAGTTTGATCATATCTGAGTTATACGACGAGTTAGCCGCGACAAAATCAATATCGGATACAACAAGTCGCGTTGAACAAGTTAAAAG AATCCTTCAAAATCTTCCTCAAGAAAATTACGACATCGTCATGAAATTCATGTGCGCGCTACACCACATTCAAAGATTCTCGGAAAGAAATAACATGAACTCTTACAACTTGTCGATATGCGTGTCACCCAGTATTATGTGGCCACCTGTCAATAGCAAATTGGCAGTGACGGACCAAGCAAGCGGTTCTAGTGATGTTGTGTGCTTTATAATCGATAATTATGTGGATATATTCTCGCCCGAGAACGAATACGTACTTGGTGCAGAAACTGATATACAATTAGACGACGGACATGGTGAAGACTCTGATTCCGGTGTTGACCAAGTCATCTATAAATCGCACCATCCGTCCATGGATGATGATGACCAAAAAAATGATTCCGAAAAAGAAAACGAACCTCCGACGCCTGATTTTATATTCACACCAGATACCAACCGATTGAGCTCAGCATTTGCCCAAAGTGATTCAAGTATAGGGACAAACGATTCCGACGAAACAAAGCCGGTTATAAATAAGGTGAACATACCATCCATATCACTAGTTCCGGAGAAAATTTCTGTTTCCAAGAGCAGCCCAACGACACCGATCTTGTCAAGACGTGGCGATGCTCTCCTGGAACGAAATAAACCCAACGATGTAAAGAATCTTTCAGATATGTCCGACCACGAGTTTGGTGACCAAAACGAACATTTTCAACGGAAGCTACTTAAACAACCGAGAAATAAACGCGTGTTGAGTAGTACCACAACGAGTGCTGAACTTATTGAACATAAACGCCATATGTCTGAACCGGCACCGAAACACAACGACAAAAAACGGCATGATTTAACAaagaacaaaaatgaaaactttcagTCTCGCGGAGCCTCAGAAAGTGCGGCGTCAACTAGGCTTGCTAAGAAAAGCGTCATCTCTCAACCAATTATTCAACATTTTGCAACTGAATATTATGCCACGCCAAACATTATTTTCAATTCTGTTGATCGACGGCGTCAACCAGCCGCGCCGTCATATGAAGAGCATATACAACGAACTCAAGCAAAGCACCGAGTTATAAAATCCGCAGCTGTTAAACCGCCTTTGATTGCACAAGCTCAGGTCGTGCAGCGTCATCAGGTTGAAAGTTACGAACCGCTGAAAATGCTCACGAATAATAACTCGGCTACCCAACGTGACATAAACAACGCGTCAAACGCAACCAGTGAAAATACATTGCctaatcaaaataagaaaacaaataGTCAAGAAGATATTAACGAACGTTTTAATTCGATTGTACAAACTATTAGTGATAGTATGCCTGTGAGTAAATGTCACTCGACGAGGATATCGAGCAATTCACCAACTCCAAGTTGTTCGTCGTTAACAAGCACGTCTAGTTTAACCTCCTCTCCAATGGATACATCGCCACCTAGAACTGAGGTTGTGAAAAGTCTAGAGGAACCACAAATGCAAACGGTAAATGTCGAAACTGTGAACGTTCGAAAAGTAAACATCCTACCGACAGCACCAAAACCCGACagaagaaaaatacaaaaactagACTTAAAAGTTGTGGACACTTCGGTGGAACATACGCCCGTACGATACACAAATAGTTTGGATAGTAGCGTTTCCGACGTGACGTCTCCACCAATTTCTGACTGCGTGTTCTTATCACCGAGTTCGGATAAAGAAAATGAAAGTATGGCGACATCCCCAAAATTCAACAGTCCATTCTCGTTGACTTTAAAAAGCGAAGGGAAAAAGAATGTAGAGTCCGACGTCAGTGATAATCGAGGCcagtcacttcaattaaaaaagaCTTTGTTAACTAAGGCACCAATGAAACTTGACCAGCTACGTGGTTCGACTTCCCGAGAAGATAACGGTAGAGTTGTAACAGCAAGAGAAATGCGACGAACAAATAGAAGACTGAAATCTGAAATTCGAAATGCCTTCAACGAGGGAAAGTTTGTTTACAAGCTACCATCCCGCAGCGAAACTTCTCTCCAGGGTGCTATTCCAAGTAGAGGTTTGAGGATGAATATTAATGGACATTTACGTGGTGAAAACAGCGCAGTGCTAGGAACACAACGAAATCATTTATCAAAACAGACTGCAGACATACTAGGTGCTTCTCGAATTCGTTATACAGAAAATAATAACGTTGCAGAATCAAGGACGTGTGACCACGATGATAATAAAGAATATTCACCGCAAAACGAATCATATGTATGA